In Deinococcus sp. QL22, the following are encoded in one genomic region:
- the fni gene encoding type 2 isopentenyl-diphosphate Delta-isomerase gives MKSGVGGGTEQAKKGQAGTAGIQERKLRHIEACLRPDSQYAGVTTGLERVAWPYRALPGLNLDDVQLQTTLLGRTLSAPVLIGAMTGGAERAAQINRNLAVAAQRLGVGMMLGSQRVMLEHPAAAASFGVRGVAPDILLIGNLGAAQFLPTQTRGAYGTAEAARAVQAVGADALAIHVNPLQEALQAGGDTGWAGMAARLTELVPELDFPVVLKEVGHGLDAATLRAVGGAGFAAFDVAGAGGTSWARVEQLVHHGRVITPDLCELGTPTAQAIREARHAAPHTPLIASGGIRTGLDAARALSLGATAVAVARPLLEPALESADAVEAWLRQFIHELRVALFVAGFASVAAARGE, from the coding sequence GTGAAGAGCGGCGTCGGCGGGGGCACAGAACAGGCCAAGAAGGGGCAGGCAGGAACGGCAGGCATTCAGGAGCGCAAGCTGCGGCACATCGAGGCCTGCTTGCGGCCAGACAGCCAGTACGCGGGCGTAACCACCGGGCTGGAGCGGGTGGCGTGGCCCTACCGCGCCCTGCCAGGGCTGAATTTAGATGACGTGCAGTTGCAAACGACGCTGCTGGGCCGCACCCTCTCGGCTCCCGTGCTGATCGGCGCGATGACAGGCGGAGCAGAACGGGCCGCGCAGATCAACCGGAATCTGGCGGTGGCGGCGCAGCGCCTCGGCGTGGGCATGATGCTGGGTTCGCAGCGGGTGATGCTGGAACACCCGGCGGCGGCGGCCAGTTTTGGGGTACGCGGCGTGGCCCCTGACATCCTCCTGATCGGCAATCTGGGAGCCGCCCAGTTTTTGCCCACCCAGACCAGAGGCGCGTATGGCACTGCCGAAGCCGCCCGCGCTGTGCAGGCTGTGGGGGCCGATGCGCTGGCCATCCACGTGAACCCGCTGCAAGAAGCCCTGCAAGCGGGCGGCGACACGGGCTGGGCAGGCATGGCGGCAAGGCTGACTGAACTTGTTCCTGAGTTGGATTTCCCAGTGGTGCTTAAGGAAGTCGGACACGGGCTGGACGCGGCCACGTTGCGGGCCGTAGGGGGCGCAGGATTCGCCGCCTTCGACGTGGCGGGCGCGGGCGGCACGAGTTGGGCGCGGGTAGAACAGCTCGTGCATCATGGCCGGGTCATCACGCCGGATTTGTGCGAATTGGGTACGCCTACCGCGCAGGCCATTCGGGAAGCGAGGCACGCCGCGCCCCACACGCCCCTGATCGCTTCGGGCGGCATTCGCACTGGTCTGGACGCCGCCCGCGCCCTGAGCCTCGGAGCCACCGCCGTAGCCGTCGCCCGACCGCTGCTAGAGCCTGCGCTGGAGAGTGCCGACGCGGTGGAAGCGTGGTTGCGCCAGTTCATTCACGAGCTGCGGGTGGCATTGTTCGTGGCGGGATTTGCGAGTGTGGCGGCGGCGCGGGGGGAATGA
- a CDS encoding butyrate kinase, with protein MIAHVINPGSSSVKLACARVEPSLNSALPGQLRVELERAELPLTGPPSSEQLADLNAQIRALTADWPVPDAVVGRGGLIGRVPAGTYRVTPELAEYALQGEGASEPANFGGPLALALAEVWGVPAYIVDPQSVDELLPEARATGVQGVTRATRFHTLNARVVARRAAHEVGKRLGDARVVVAHLGATTSVTAFDGGRAIDTTGTGPDGGPMGAMQGGPLPTRALLKLAREHGEAATLRLLAGEGGFRALTGSANLKDLEARELSDPAVQAATAAFVQQACKAIGEQCAALPGRPHAIALTGGIARWDALVDRIERRVAWIAPVIVVPGELELEALAEGVGRVLLGLEQVRQWPHASPTVGPAVIDPTLINAALINAVATPAAASSVTTSPPLPIPSSENT; from the coding sequence ATGATCGCGCATGTGATCAATCCGGGGTCTAGCAGCGTGAAATTGGCGTGTGCAAGGGTCGAACCTAGCCTGAATTCTGCGTTGCCGGGGCAATTGCGGGTCGAACTGGAGCGGGCCGAACTGCCACTGACTGGCCCGCCCAGCTCCGAACAATTGGCCGACCTGAATGCCCAGATTCGTGCCCTGACTGCAGACTGGCCCGTACCAGACGCGGTGGTGGGGCGCGGCGGCCTGATCGGGCGAGTGCCTGCCGGAACCTACCGCGTGACGCCGGAGTTGGCCGAGTATGCGCTGCAAGGCGAGGGCGCGTCGGAGCCTGCCAATTTCGGTGGCCCCCTGGCGTTGGCGTTGGCCGAAGTCTGGGGCGTTCCAGCGTATATCGTTGACCCGCAAAGTGTGGATGAATTGTTGCCCGAAGCCCGCGCTACTGGGGTGCAGGGCGTTACGCGGGCCACCCGTTTTCATACCCTGAATGCCCGTGTGGTGGCCCGCCGCGCCGCGCATGAGGTGGGCAAACGCCTGGGCGATGCCAGAGTCGTGGTGGCCCATCTGGGCGCAACGACCAGCGTCACGGCCTTTGATGGAGGCCGGGCCATAGACACGACAGGCACTGGCCCCGATGGTGGCCCGATGGGAGCCATGCAGGGCGGCCCACTGCCCACCCGCGCCCTGCTAAAATTGGCCCGAGAACACGGCGAGGCCGCGACCCTGCGCCTGTTGGCTGGAGAAGGGGGATTCCGTGCCCTGACCGGCAGTGCCAACCTGAAGGATTTGGAGGCCCGCGAACTGAGTGACCCAGCCGTGCAGGCCGCCACCGCCGCCTTTGTTCAGCAGGCGTGTAAAGCGATCGGCGAGCAGTGCGCCGCCTTGCCCGGCCGCCCCCACGCTATAGCACTGACTGGCGGCATTGCCCGCTGGGACGCCCTCGTCGACCGGATAGAACGGCGCGTGGCCTGGATCGCCCCCGTAATAGTGGTGCCGGGAGAACTGGAGCTAGAGGCACTCGCAGAGGGTGTTGGCCGCGTGCTGTTGGGGCTGGAGCAGGTGCGCCAGTGGCCTCACGCCTCGCCTACAGTTGGCCCGGCTGTTATTGACCCGACTCTAATTAACGCAGCTCTAATTAATGCAGTGGCGACCCCGGCTGCCGCAAGTTCGGTGACCACCTCTCCCCCGTTGCCCATCCCCAGCAGCGAGAACACCTAG
- the hpf gene encoding ribosome hibernation-promoting factor, HPF/YfiA family codes for MHIYKLAGRNVEVTDAMRDYVEDKLTRLDRYSDQITDARVTLTVREVRDSGRRNRVEVQLNVPHGIIRAEEHHADMYAAIDKASDVLERQLRKFKTRFLKHRTDAIPAPELGLAEADVAAGLDDVSEFVPEIVRQKKFDMRPMSAEDAVAQMEALGHDFYVFKNMTSNICNVVYRRHDGHFGLIEPS; via the coding sequence GTGCACATCTACAAGCTTGCTGGCCGAAACGTTGAAGTCACCGACGCAATGCGCGATTACGTCGAGGACAAACTCACGCGACTTGATCGCTACAGCGACCAGATCACCGATGCACGCGTGACACTGACGGTCAGAGAAGTACGGGATTCAGGACGGCGCAACCGCGTTGAAGTGCAGTTGAACGTGCCACACGGCATCATTCGGGCCGAAGAACACCACGCCGACATGTACGCCGCCATAGACAAGGCCAGCGACGTGCTGGAGCGACAACTCCGCAAATTTAAGACCCGCTTCCTGAAGCACCGCACCGATGCCATTCCTGCCCCCGAACTCGGCCTGGCCGAAGCCGACGTAGCCGCAGGCCTGGACGATGTGAGCGAATTTGTGCCCGAAATCGTACGCCAGAAGAAGTTCGACATGCGCCCCATGAGTGCCGAGGACGCGGTGGCCCAGATGGAAGCCCTCGGACACGATTTCTACGTGTTCAAGAACATGACTTCTAACATCTGCAACGTGGTATACCGCCGCCACGACGGACATTTTGGTCTGATCGAACCCAGCTGA
- the proC gene encoding pyrroline-5-carboxylate reductase, translated as MKLAIVGVGKLGLALLEGVIAQRVIAPSDIGLLDVNTARVQEIATRTGARMLKRADLAHAGRVLVSLQPRVFPEVTEWLAQENTGYISTMAGVSTATLVRRLGTKRVVRVMPNLAATIGRSQTAITGPREAQDAGDLAFAMTLFGAVGDVYDLPEHLFDAFTGMSASGPAYAAVVAEALADGGVRMGLPRPLANELAAKLLVAAGELLQQRAHPGLLKDEVASPGGTTIAGLEALEEAGVRGGLMKAVIASTRRSIELGRDQE; from the coding sequence ATGAAGCTTGCCATCGTCGGCGTCGGCAAACTCGGCCTCGCCCTGCTCGAAGGTGTGATCGCCCAGCGCGTCATCGCCCCATCCGATATCGGCCTGCTCGATGTCAATACGGCCCGTGTTCAGGAGATTGCGACCCGCACAGGCGCACGCATGCTCAAGCGGGCAGACTTGGCCCATGCCGGGCGCGTACTGGTCAGCCTGCAACCCCGTGTATTCCCCGAAGTGACCGAATGGCTGGCGCAGGAAAACACCGGCTACATCAGCACGATGGCGGGCGTGAGTACAGCAACGCTGGTGCGGCGACTGGGCACCAAGCGCGTGGTGCGCGTGATGCCCAATCTGGCCGCCACCATTGGCCGCAGCCAGACCGCCATTACCGGGCCGCGCGAAGCCCAGGATGCCGGAGACCTGGCCTTTGCCATGACCCTGTTTGGCGCAGTGGGAGACGTGTACGACCTGCCCGAACACCTGTTCGACGCCTTTACGGGCATGAGTGCCAGCGGCCCTGCCTACGCCGCTGTGGTGGCCGAAGCCCTTGCAGACGGCGGGGTAAGAATGGGGCTGCCCCGTCCACTGGCAAATGAACTGGCCGCCAAGTTGTTGGTTGCCGCCGGAGAACTGCTTCAGCAGCGGGCACATCCCGGCCTGCTCAAAGACGAAGTGGCCAGCCCCGGCGGAACCACCATTGCCGGGCTAGAGGCGCTGGAAGAGGCGGGCGTGCGCGGCGGCCTGATGAAAGCCGTGATCGCCTCCACCCGCCGCAGCATCGAACTGGGCCGCGATCAGGAATAG
- a CDS encoding HD-GYP domain-containing protein — MADSGVGQPTRGEVAWQFAPGKARLCLHPDGQLSVESASPDKLRAALAWLPCIRERHLTAARLTGHARLSGAAPAGVRWPGQQRRTATADLYFSGPIQQRFGQQPSGEQPSGEAGLGSAEASVNTASINTAAPRDKRHPRMQPVYLTLRWPSAQAAMPPPKALAASPVATPAPMLGWLALPLPDALAAVVAFWQAQGTGAQVHLSDGVMLHTARNAAYEAALDGSEAHHFSELIYAPDGTPIGCLSVRNPLAAAGTKTAVSSAEPEPWAALPVLALLAAQARAQCQAERRDRAAHLSSVLHRDLLALATHDAPPDAPLHSAMRLVGARGAALITVQRAEPSSTPDSQRPAQAFCPVQLGTLSPANLDGLIGSVLVRRLAAGHDPTPFVLAFGRSAARQATLVVPLRAAGPLAGAWVFQCPYWPSHPNPDAWKALLEAAQHPAHLQSLLGDLPGSGSDGHLTALSLLRSLGETDIPYTLAQRGLTHLTSRTGAQSGTYLTVQTTRGSEGGAADLTSIVQVGQEQLTVPQGMLQSVASGGEQLLLSAPHPMLPLPLTSALLTPIFSSGRTTGVLALLDTREGASPAPETPGLLALLAQRVGSAAERYVALRTLAHTREQAFRVLGTVLEYRSYETKGHTDRVTELALKLGLYLDLDFSQLTHLRWGAYLHDLGKIAIPDAVLLKTGPLTVRERELMHQHVTIGEQMLREQEFVPPEVLSVVRHHHERWDGHGYPDGLAQHNIPMLARLFAVVDVYDALTSERPYKKSWTQNDALFEMRRMAGTHLDPDILEQFEGVLRSLDDGSARADSAELDS; from the coding sequence GTGGCAGATTCCGGTGTGGGCCAGCCCACCAGAGGTGAGGTGGCGTGGCAGTTCGCACCCGGCAAGGCGAGGCTGTGCCTTCATCCTGATGGGCAATTGTCGGTCGAGTCGGCGTCCCCAGACAAGTTGCGGGCGGCGCTGGCCTGGCTGCCCTGTATCCGCGAACGACACCTGACGGCGGCCCGACTGACTGGGCATGCCCGGCTGTCTGGTGCGGCCCCGGCGGGTGTGAGGTGGCCGGGTCAGCAGCGCCGCACGGCCACCGCCGATCTGTATTTCAGCGGCCCTATTCAGCAGCGGTTTGGTCAGCAGCCGTCGGGGGAGCAGCCGTCCGGGGAAGCTGGGCTGGGCAGTGCCGAAGCCTCTGTCAACACGGCCTCCATCAACACAGCCGCCCCCAGAGACAAGCGCCACCCCCGCATGCAACCCGTGTATTTGACGCTGCGCTGGCCTTCTGCCCAAGCTGCGATGCCCCCGCCCAAGGCCTTGGCAGCGTCTCCGGTGGCGACTCCTGCCCCCATGCTGGGCTGGCTGGCCCTGCCCTTGCCGGATGCATTGGCGGCAGTGGTGGCCTTCTGGCAGGCGCAGGGTACCGGGGCACAAGTCCATCTCAGCGACGGAGTGATGCTGCACACAGCGCGGAACGCGGCTTACGAGGCCGCATTAGACGGCTCCGAAGCCCACCACTTCTCCGAGCTGATCTACGCCCCAGACGGCACCCCGATAGGTTGTCTCTCGGTGAGGAACCCTCTGGCCGCAGCTGGAACAAAGACCGCTGTTTCGTCGGCAGAGCCGGAACCATGGGCGGCCCTGCCCGTGCTGGCATTGCTGGCCGCCCAGGCCCGCGCCCAGTGCCAAGCCGAGCGACGGGATCGGGCGGCCCACCTCAGCAGCGTGCTGCACCGCGATCTGCTGGCCCTCGCCACCCACGACGCGCCACCCGACGCCCCTCTGCATTCGGCCATGCGGCTGGTAGGGGCCAGAGGCGCGGCGCTGATTACGGTGCAGCGGGCAGAGCCGTCGTCAACGCCCGATTCTCAGCGGCCAGCCCAAGCATTTTGCCCGGTTCAGTTGGGCACCCTCAGTCCGGCCAATCTAGACGGTCTGATCGGGAGTGTCTTGGTGCGGCGGTTGGCAGCGGGACACGATCCCACGCCGTTCGTGCTGGCTTTCGGGCGGTCGGCGGCGCGTCAGGCCACCCTTGTTGTGCCGCTGCGGGCGGCTGGGCCTCTGGCTGGGGCATGGGTCTTCCAGTGTCCGTATTGGCCTTCACACCCTAACCCGGACGCATGGAAGGCGTTATTGGAAGCCGCCCAACATCCCGCGCACCTCCAGAGCTTGCTGGGCGACCTGCCCGGTTCGGGCTCAGATGGACACCTGACTGCGCTGAGTTTGCTGCGGAGTTTAGGGGAAACCGATATTCCGTATACGCTGGCCCAACGCGGACTGACCCATCTGACCAGCCGAACGGGGGCACAGTCGGGCACCTACCTGACGGTGCAGACCACGCGGGGTTCGGAAGGCGGCGCGGCAGACCTGACCTCTATTGTGCAGGTGGGTCAAGAGCAACTGACTGTGCCGCAGGGCATGTTGCAAAGTGTAGCCAGCGGCGGCGAACAACTGCTGCTGAGTGCCCCGCATCCGATGTTGCCGCTTCCGCTGACCAGCGCCCTGCTGACGCCCATTTTTTCGTCGGGGCGCACCACCGGCGTCCTGGCACTGCTCGACACCCGCGAAGGAGCCAGCCCCGCCCCCGAAACACCCGGCCTATTGGCTCTGCTCGCGCAGCGGGTGGGCAGCGCTGCCGAACGCTATGTGGCCCTGCGAACCCTGGCCCATACCCGCGAGCAGGCCTTCCGGGTGCTGGGCACGGTGCTGGAATACCGCAGCTACGAGACCAAGGGACATACTGACCGCGTGACCGAACTGGCCCTGAAACTCGGCCTGTACCTCGACCTCGATTTCAGCCAACTGACACACTTGCGCTGGGGCGCATACCTGCATGACCTCGGCAAAATTGCCATTCCGGACGCGGTGCTGCTGAAAACTGGCCCTCTGACGGTGAGGGAGCGCGAGCTGATGCACCAACACGTCACCATTGGCGAGCAAATGCTGAGAGAACAGGAATTTGTGCCGCCCGAAGTACTGAGCGTGGTGCGCCACCACCACGAACGCTGGGACGGGCACGGCTATCCCGACGGCTTGGCGCAGCACAACATTCCGATGTTGGCGCGGCTGTTTGCGGTCGTAGACGTGTACGACGCGCTGACCAGCGAGCGCCCTTACAAAAAATCGTGGACGCAAAACGACGCCCTGTTCGAGATGCGCCGCATGGCAGGCACGCACCTGGATCCCGACATTCTGGAGCAGTTTGAAGGCGTGCTGCGGAGTCTGGATGACGGCAGCGCCCGTGCGGATTCGGCAGAACTAGACAGTTGA
- a CDS encoding 50S ribosomal protein L11 methyltransferase — MLVYHLPGTFETREAHLDLLWEAGATGLEERAGLIRAYFDAQSELHPDISDGEWQEEAEQDWQAEFRRTLRPVKAGRLTIVPPWLVHEVGDGQLPLIIEPGMAFGTGHHATTRMAVEALSELDLDGLRVLDVGTGSGVLAIAAALLGADHAVGVDIDPITIPIARENAEINSVPAGRSRFEEGSLGLGSPDGEDANWQGEPFDVLVANLYAELHDLLAGEYAAHLRGGGPLILTGILTNKLPLVREALDREGFEAVQVRDDGEWVLLTARAPAAR, encoded by the coding sequence ATGTTGGTGTACCACTTGCCCGGAACCTTTGAAACCCGCGAAGCCCACCTCGATCTGCTGTGGGAGGCGGGAGCCACGGGCCTGGAAGAACGCGCCGGACTGATCCGCGCCTATTTTGACGCCCAGAGCGAACTGCATCCCGATATTTCGGACGGCGAGTGGCAAGAGGAAGCCGAACAGGACTGGCAAGCCGAGTTTCGCCGCACCTTGCGTCCGGTCAAGGCAGGCCGCCTGACGATTGTGCCCCCGTGGTTGGTGCACGAAGTCGGGGATGGGCAGTTGCCGCTGATTATCGAACCCGGCATGGCCTTTGGCACAGGCCACCACGCGACCACGCGCATGGCTGTAGAAGCCCTCTCGGAACTGGACTTGGACGGATTGCGGGTGCTGGACGTGGGCACAGGCAGCGGCGTGCTGGCGATCGCCGCCGCGTTGCTGGGTGCAGACCACGCGGTAGGCGTGGACATCGACCCCATCACCATTCCGATTGCCCGCGAAAACGCCGAGATCAACAGTGTGCCCGCCGGACGCAGCCGCTTCGAGGAAGGCTCGCTGGGGTTGGGCAGCCCAGATGGAGAGGATGCCAATTGGCAAGGCGAGCCGTTTGATGTGCTGGTCGCCAACCTCTATGCCGAACTGCACGACCTGTTGGCCGGGGAATACGCCGCGCACTTGCGGGGGGGTGGGCCACTGATCCTGACCGGAATTCTGACGAATAAGCTGCCGCTGGTGCGTGAAGCCTTAGACCGGGAAGGCTTTGAGGCCGTGCAGGTGCGGGACGACGGTGAATGGGTGCTGCTGACGGCCCGCGCTCCCGCCGCAAGGTGA
- a CDS encoding 16S rRNA (uracil(1498)-N(3))-methyltransferase: MGAADGPRSRRKVTVRITTVRIKVDALTPTILLGPREARHVLVLRLQSGDSLRVFDGQGNEAEATLTDLTELGAVLTLGAGVQATAETPQPVTLAIALLKGDKLSDVTRAATELGVARIQLLITRHADAREIGTQKLLRLRRVAEEASKQSRRAVTPEVLEPVPLAELVWSGTLFLAHPGSRARIADHLDWQVPVTVLTGPEGGFSDPEVSQLQERGAVSVTLGPRILRAETAPIALLGAIVATGV, encoded by the coding sequence ATGGGTGCTGCTGACGGCCCGCGCTCCCGCCGCAAGGTGACTGTGCGGATCACGACTGTGCGAATCAAGGTAGACGCCCTGACGCCCACCATCTTGCTTGGCCCGCGTGAAGCGCGGCATGTGCTGGTCTTGCGCCTGCAATCCGGCGACAGCCTGCGCGTGTTTGATGGGCAAGGGAACGAGGCCGAAGCCACCCTGACCGACCTGACCGAACTGGGCGCGGTGCTGACCCTGGGCGCGGGCGTGCAGGCCACCGCCGAAACGCCGCAGCCCGTCACACTCGCTATTGCGCTCCTCAAGGGCGACAAGCTCAGCGACGTGACCCGCGCCGCCACCGAACTGGGCGTGGCCCGCATTCAACTGCTGATTACGCGCCATGCCGACGCCCGCGAAATCGGCACGCAAAAGCTGCTGCGCCTGCGCCGGGTGGCCGAAGAAGCCAGCAAACAATCCCGCCGCGCGGTGACGCCCGAAGTGCTGGAGCCTGTCCCTCTGGCCGAGCTCGTCTGGTCGGGCACGCTCTTTCTGGCCCATCCCGGCAGCCGTGCCCGAATTGCCGACCACCTGGATTGGCAAGTGCCCGTCACGGTGCTGACTGGGCCAGAAGGCGGGTTTTCTGACCCCGAAGTGTCGCAGTTGCAGGAGCGTGGGGCAGTGTCGGTGACGCTTGGCCCCCGGATTCTGCGGGCCGAAACCGCGCCGATTGCGCTGCTGGGGGCCATTGTTGCGACGGGGGTTTGA
- a CDS encoding cyclic-di-AMP receptor encodes MKLVLAVIQDADASALVRVLSENAFEVTKLASTGGFLREGNTTLMIGVTDERLADLKRHVQQTCRARTRLVTPGVPMGEQNEGLVSDPVEVPVGGAVMFVMGVQEFVKV; translated from the coding sequence ATGAAGCTCGTGCTGGCTGTTATTCAAGACGCAGACGCCTCTGCGCTGGTTCGGGTGCTGTCCGAGAACGCCTTTGAAGTGACGAAACTCGCCAGCACCGGCGGATTCCTGCGCGAAGGCAACACCACCCTCATGATCGGCGTGACCGATGAGCGGCTGGCCGATTTAAAACGGCATGTGCAGCAGACCTGCCGCGCCCGCACCCGTCTCGTGACCCCCGGCGTACCGATGGGCGAGCAGAACGAGGGCCTGGTCAGCGACCCGGTAGAAGTACCTGTGGGCGGCGCAGTCATGTTCGTGATGGGTGTGCAGGAGTTCGTCAAGGTTTAA
- a CDS encoding HAD family phosphatase: MTLPTPRITTIFWDIGGVLLTNGWDREQRAGVVARYGLDATDFAERHKLAAPELELGRMDLEAYLAQTVFCTPRDFSPDTFREAMHQQSQPHPETLALARGLAGRYRQYSLNNEGRDLNAYRVATFELDAFLLGFFTSCYLGMMKPSPTIYRTALDLAGVRPEQAVMIDDRAQNAEAARAVGMHAVKYESAEQLRSELEALGVV; the protein is encoded by the coding sequence ATGACCCTTCCCACTCCCCGCATCACCACCATCTTCTGGGACATCGGCGGCGTGCTGCTGACCAACGGCTGGGACAGAGAGCAACGGGCAGGCGTGGTGGCACGTTACGGTCTGGACGCCACCGATTTTGCCGAGCGGCACAAGCTGGCCGCGCCCGAACTGGAACTGGGACGCATGGATCTGGAGGCGTACCTGGCCCAGACCGTGTTTTGCACGCCCCGCGACTTCTCGCCCGACACCTTCCGTGAGGCGATGCACCAGCAGAGTCAGCCACACCCGGAAACACTGGCTCTGGCCCGCGGTCTGGCAGGCCGTTACCGCCAGTATTCACTGAACAACGAGGGCCGCGACCTCAACGCCTACCGCGTCGCCACGTTCGAGCTGGACGCCTTCCTGTTAGGATTTTTTACCTCCTGCTACCTAGGCATGATGAAACCCAGCCCCACCATTTACCGCACCGCACTGGACTTGGCAGGCGTGCGGCCAGAGCAAGCGGTGATGATCGATGACCGCGCCCAGAATGCCGAGGCAGCACGCGCGGTAGGCATGCACGCCGTGAAATACGAGAGTGCCGAACAGCTGCGGTCAGAATTAGAAGCACTCGGCGTGGTGTAA